A genomic region of Miscanthus floridulus cultivar M001 chromosome 3, ASM1932011v1, whole genome shotgun sequence contains the following coding sequences:
- the LOC136546670 gene encoding protein ALTERED PHOSPHATE STARVATION RESPONSE 1-like, producing MGNCAASRLAGGGGDGEDPVAVCRDRKRLIKAAAERRFALGGAHAAYAAALRSVADALDVFVARHTAPAPILITLPTPSSSPPGSPKPAQVQVQGLPSPATPPPPQQEEGAEEEAPASPATAEDGGGGVQTLEMGCPYYCPSPATPPPPPAASAVGGWDFFNPFYGTEEVATAISDEEMRAVREREGIPELEEAEEEEEGAKAVETKPPKAEASLGVLTPQEEAKDVCEMAANNGGLEVAVAPQGRELLAALKEVEELFAAAAEAGKEVSGMLEAATRVPELKENSSKIIHAITWHRSPSSVSSSYRSELGASSNSLSWTDKSETKSDIFEDYGGMKSGSHSQTLGRLYAWEKKLYEEVKAIDQIRQTYEKKCVQLRNQDAKGSELRCAEKTRTTVRDLYTRIWVSLRAAESISDRIQKLRDEELQPQLVELLQGFTKSWKIMVDSHETQRQIMFEVNSFTCPAYGKFCNDAQRHATLKLEVELRNWRSCFISYFNAQKAYIEALDGWLSKFILTDTIRYSRGISSIAPDRAGAPTLVVICHDWYTTMSKFPNKRVAFTMRNFLRSVRVLWLKQGEEQQQKRKVDSLAKELDKKVTAYKRAENRIIGTKLLEHKPEIDAKQRMEHLSEKKEMLNVLRKRIETEKAKHHTCMRDTHDVTLNGFKIGLASIFESMAEFSKDSVKLYEDLARTHDKDSEKAATDKRPCVGGPYSHIAVDDMSNSDLHVRTS from the exons ATGGGGAACTGCGCCGCCTCCCGccttgccggcggcggcggcgacggcgaggaccCCGTGGCTGTGTGCCGCGACCGGAAGCGCCTCATCAAGGCGGCGGCCGAGCGCCGGTTCGCGCTGGGCGGCGCGCACGCCGCTTACGCGGCGGCGCTCCGTTCCGTTGCCGACGCACTCGACGTCTTCGTCGCGCGCCACACCGCGCCGGCGCCGATCCTCATCACGCTCCCCACCCCCAGCAGCTCGCCCCCGGGTTCCCCCAAGCCAGCGCAGGTTCAAGTGCAGGGGCTTCCCTCTCCCGCCACGCCGCCGCCTCCGCAGCAGGAGGAGGGGGCCGAGGAGGAGGCGCCGGCATCACCGGCCACCGCGGAAGATGGGGGCGGCGGCGTGCAGACGCTGGAGATGGGTTGCCCGTACTACTGCCCATCCCCGGCGACGCCGCCCCCGCCCCCTGCGGCATCGGCGGTCGGCGGGTGGGACTTCTTTAACCCGTTCTACGGGACGGAAGAGGTGGCCACGGCCATCAGCGACGAGGAGATGCGAGCGGTGAGGGAGCGAGAGGGCATCCCCGAACTGGAggaggcagaggaggaagaggagggggcgaAGGCGGTGGAAACCAAGCCCCCAAAGGCAGAGGCCTCTCTTGGAGTCTTAACGCCCCAAGAAGAGGCTAAAGATGTGTGCGAGATGGCGGCGAACAACGGCGGGCTGGAGGTGGCCGTGGCGCCGCAGGGGCGCGAGCTGCTCGCGGCGCtcaaggaggtggaggagctcttCGCGGCCGCCGCCGAGGCAGGCAAGGAGGTGTCTGGCATGCTCGAAGCCGCCACGCGCGTCCCCGAGCTCAAAG AAAATTCATCAAAAATAATTCATGCCATCACATGGCATCGGTCTCCGTCATCCGTATCCTCATCGTACAGGAGCGAGCTGGGAGCAAGCTCAAATAGTTTGTCATGGACAGACAAGAGTGAAACTAAGAGTGATATATTCGAAGACTATGGTGGAATGAAGTCAGGAAGTCATTCACAGACTTTGGGGAGACTGTATGCTTGGGAGAAGAAACTTTATGAAGAAGTCAAG GCTATAGATCAAATCCGACAAACCTATGAGAAGAAATGTGTTCAGCTGAGGAACCAAGATGCCAAAGGTTCAGAGCTGCGTTGTGCTGAAAAAACTAGGACAACTGTTAGAGACTTGTACACAAGAATCTGGGTTTCTCTACGGGCGGCAGAATCTATATCTGATAGAATACAAAAGTTACGGGATGAGGAACTGCAGCCACAACTCGTTGAGCTGTTGCAGGG CTTTACAAAATCTTGGAAAATAATGGTTGACTCACATGAAACCCAGAGGCAGATTATGTTTGAGGTGAATTCATTTACATGTCCTGCTTATGGCAAATTCTGTAACGATGCACAGCGTCATGCAACTCTGAAGTTGGAGGTTGAACTGAGGAATTGGAGATCCTGCTTTATTAGCTATTTCAATGCTCAGAAAGCATATATCGAAGCTCTTGATGGCTGGTTATCGAAGTTTATTCTGACCGATACTATCCGGTACTCCCGAGGAATCTCATCAATTGCTCCAGATAGAGCTGGTGCCCCAACTCTAGTTGTGATTTGCCATGACTGGTACACTACAATGTCCAAGTTTCCAAACAAGCGGGTCGCCTTCACCATGAGGAATTTTCTCAGAAGTGTGAGAGTGCTATGGCTGAAGCAAGGGGAAGAGCAACAGCAGAAAAGAAAGGTGGACAGCCTGGCAAAAGAGTTGGACAAGAAGGTAACTGCCTACAAAAGAGCAGAGAACAGGATCATTGGCACCAAGCTTCTGGAGCATAAGCCTGAGATAGATGCCAAGCAGCGCATGGAACACTTGTCGGAGAAGAAAGAGATGCTCAACGTCCTGAGGAAGAGGATTGAGACAGAGAAAGCGAAGCATCACACCTGTATGCGGGATACACACGATGTCACTCTCAACGGGTTTAAGATCGGCCTAGCCAGCATCTTCGAATCGATGGCTGAGTTCTCGAAGGATTCGGTGAAGCTCTACGAAGACCTAGCACGAACCCATGACAAAGATTCAGAGAAGGCTGCTACTGATAAACGGCCCTGCGTCGGTGGGCCATACTCGCACATAGCGGTGGATGACATGAGTAACAGTGATCTCCATGTTAGGACCTCCTAG
- the LOC136546671 gene encoding NEP1-interacting protein-like 1 — MDTDTTSTDSQFHPAPAFSAAGARAVVCSLAARGAESLARGLVTCVFATVGTVLGAITGGLIGLATETGVLRGTGVGGITGALVSMEVVDSSLALWRSDEPAIWSVVYVLDVIWSLLSGRLVREKVDPAVLNAVESQMSAAEAPVLHGDHADIFGTGGTNGMARVAIDALPVVRFTERSNVDASGELIACSVCLQEFEAGESARSLPVCRHTFHLPCIDGWLLRHASCPLCRRAV; from the exons ATGGATACGGACACGACGTCCACCGACTCCCAGTTCCATCCTGCTCCTGCTTTCTCCGCGGCCGGGGCGCGCGCCGTCGTGTGCTCATTGGCCGCCCGGGGCGCCGAGAGCCTCGCCCGCGGCCTCGTCACCTGCGTCTTCGCGACAG TGGGCACGGTCCTCGGCGCGATCACCGGCGGGCTGATCGGGCTGGCCACGGAGACGGGCGTGCTGCGCGGCACGGGCGTCGGCGGCATCACGGGCGCGCTAGTGTCCATGGAGGTCGTCGACTCGTCCCTCGCGTTGTGGCGCTCCGACGAGCCGGCCATCTGGAGCGTCGTCTACGTG CTCGATGTGATCTGGAGCTTGCTGAGCGGCCGCCTCGTGCGCGAGAAGGTGGACCCCGCCGTGCTCAACGCCGTCGAGAGCCAG ATGAGTGCAGCGGAGGCACCGGTCTTGCATGGAGACCACGCAGACATCTTCGGCACGGGCGGCACCAACGGCATGGCGAGGGTCGCCATCGACGCGCTCCCCGTGGTGAGGTTCACCGAGCGCAGCAACGTCGACGCCAGCGGCGAGCTCATCGCCTGCTCGGTTTGCCTCCAG GAGTTCGAAGCCGGCGAGAGCGCTAGGAGCCTGCCGGTGTGCCGCCACACGTTCCACCTGCCGTGCATCGACGGCTGGCTGCTCCGGCACGCCTCCTGCCCCTTGTGCAGGCGCGCGGTCTAG